A genomic region of Branchiostoma lanceolatum isolate klBraLanc5 chromosome 4, klBraLanc5.hap2, whole genome shotgun sequence contains the following coding sequences:
- the LOC136432028 gene encoding scavenger receptor cysteine-rich type 1 protein M130-like: MCEGPLSQTVSCNSSDIRIRLVGGLTANEGRLEVRTFGSAGWGTVCDDRFDINNAIVACRMLGYSEATEVRPSAHYEQGSGDIYMDDLECTGNESSLCGCPYAGWGVENCTHSQDVGVVCGSPVTPGTQWLKIFATVKGAGQKAVDAWSAGAGINVLHDKSYLVEQWGSLGIKRVKIVLEAPSGDVNLIFNGENTDKYSWFSLPRLLSSPWNDINTEPINYFSIAGDTNNQR, from the exons ATGTGTGAAGGGCCACTTTCACAAACAGTGTCCTGCAACAGTTCAG ACATCAGAATTCGGTTAGTTGGTGGTTTGACTGCAAACGAAGGCCGCCTGGAGGTTCGGACATTCGGCAGTGCCGGCTGGGGGACGGTTTGTGACGACAGGTTTGACATCAACAACGCGATTGTTGCCTGTCGGATGCTGGGATACTCTGAAGCAACTGAAGTCCGACCTTCGGCACACTATGAACAAG GCTCGGGGGACATCTACATGGATGACCTTGAGTGCACTGGGAATGAGAGCAGTCTGTGCGGCTGCCCATATGCTGGTTGGGGAGTTGAGAACTGTACTCACAGCCAGGATGTAGGAGTCGTCTGTGGCAGCCCGGTTACCCCAG GCACGCAATGGCTGAAAATATTTGCAACCGTGAAAGGGGCTGGACAGAAGGCTGTGGACGCCTGGAGTGCTGGCGCCGGCATAAACGTCTTACACGACAAGAGCTATTTGGTTGAGCAGTGGGGATCGCTAGGCATCAAACGG GTGAAGATCGTACTGGAGGCCCCCAGTGGAGATGTCAACTTGATTTTCAATGGAGAAAACACAGACAAGTACAGCTGGTTCTCCCTGCCTCGTCTGCTCTCATCCCCCTGGAACGACATCAATACTGAGCCTATAAACTACTTTTCGATTGCAGGAGACACTAATAACCAACGGTAA